A genome region from Dendrosporobacter quercicolus includes the following:
- a CDS encoding glycosyl hydrolase family 18 protein, whose translation MKQLWERLPQAVHWQNHYVMAFFAVLGSVLGVIAYDINPWILGVLIFFPLGVIPLLLGMFTSFTFSALVYLVVEQHQTWGDPAFALWGGMPVRMAVSLAVILLFWQYYRHFLQNNLMEKQRDFIFFDHTNVRITLFQLCKWVVTPLFLLSGLLLGMSLLAGGSHLSPFHLPFSQLDESRIRPLTVTKTAFDPAAVETGKSQNWRGWETPFQYGSAKQFFTFYQQHSGLSRSHLVENISNMHVVVPDWYSLASNGRVVTSVQAEIDEMLKSNRIKIMPTIHNIRNGKWDPDAVHQLLISDAAREDLIRQLRVDAKNNGYWGINVNFIDLYPTDREALTGFIQELAAAFHHEGLYVTQNVPVLPGEDTAYDHAILAEWLDYIVLVIPEEHSSLTEAGPVASFAWTKSWIETIATPLEKTIIGLNACGYDWNITRKGEAIQLAFSQVIDFAERHGLQVQWDPVSRNPYVAYKENQKERVIWFADSAVFFNEIKMAWDRGMAGAALLQMGLEDPNIWKFTKDIVQIADHAPLLNTDQKNISYIRKNVWLDEQGFVRHINTNFTSRQYKWDEMLKTLENNSAENTMLFFAFYAPGRENDKRSLKQNINHIDVLIPGWYSLDASGNLVIGKEEATDAWVKSNGKGIMPLIHNYVNGEWSSDAVHRLISNTRQRTRLIEQLYQDIIANGYIGINFDFENVKEDDKEHWSAFIKEVSAKFHKSGLLVTQDVAVFDKAFDYPVLAEYEDYFFYMLYDEHNLATMSSAVASSEWIYRMLATMDLPPEQTIVCIGNYGYDWSRSSDQAGQVLSYDEAMSLAASHGIPIKWDVVSCNPFFQYEKDGIGHEVWFLDSATFHNTARMAAAKGTAGVALWRVGSEDPAVWQVIRDLKQGTPGQGVETIPIPEQPVIEPGNIVKEAIAGKSGKRVLKTTGLEFIYDVEYLPPVPFQLKMIQKQDKKIVLAFEGGPDPKMTSAILDMLKVYKIRAAFFLTGKNTLQYPGLVKRIYKEGHELGILSSANRKFTDGPDKWKLERVLTQYLIETITGRRTHFYQLPDTVGDHINNEAVWTSLQALQAEGYIMVDNTFKLAHVMDEMNKAIVLPAEEDLRYRKVLTLPGVYKEHHDNIRSFAGIINELQRLNYQCVSLSNMLQVSRGEVMPPQIAHMRLIQTFGGSLVSLYAFASSIFQIVGPVAILLGILRLFIFLLLALKHKKSQKQLTFDDAYRPRVSVLIAAYNEDVVIGNTLVHLLNSSYTDFEILVIDDGSTDDTYEFIRNTFGDEPRIKLFQQTNQGKIAALNYALEKASGEIVITVDADTLVTKDSMKYLVRHFQDIKVAAVAGNIKVTNRNRIVALFQHIEFVYSFNLERRAYSAIHANIVVPGCNGAWRKSYLMEAGKFSTDTIAEDTDVPIAFLENGYKVIYEEKALAFTEAPDTVKDLYRQRVRWYFGILQVLWKNKKLLVKARNKWVQFVTLTNSWLYGVLYQLIVPAIDIMILWQLLSGTSYRIVFLYCLLILLDLGTTVFAFRLERESLKPLMWVIPMKIFYRYFMFLMIVLSLINAFKGKPLNWNKLKRLGAINVQTSI comes from the coding sequence GGGAACGCTTGCCGCAGGCGGTCCATTGGCAAAATCATTACGTTATGGCGTTTTTTGCTGTCCTGGGAAGCGTTCTAGGGGTAATCGCTTATGATATAAATCCCTGGATTCTTGGCGTTTTAATATTCTTCCCCCTGGGCGTAATCCCCTTACTGCTGGGGATGTTTACTTCATTTACCTTTTCTGCTTTAGTGTACCTTGTGGTGGAACAGCATCAGACATGGGGTGATCCGGCATTCGCGCTATGGGGTGGTATGCCAGTGAGAATGGCAGTTAGCTTGGCGGTTATTCTCTTGTTTTGGCAATATTACCGTCATTTTTTGCAAAACAATTTAATGGAAAAACAAAGAGATTTTATATTTTTTGATCATACAAATGTTCGGATAACCTTGTTCCAGTTGTGCAAGTGGGTTGTTACCCCTTTGTTTTTGCTGTCCGGCCTGTTGTTAGGTATGAGTCTGTTGGCCGGAGGCAGTCATTTATCCCCTTTTCACTTGCCTTTTTCACAACTTGATGAAAGCAGGATAAGACCTTTGACTGTGACCAAAACTGCGTTTGACCCGGCAGCGGTGGAAACGGGAAAGAGTCAAAATTGGCGAGGCTGGGAAACTCCGTTTCAGTATGGCTCAGCCAAACAGTTTTTTACTTTTTATCAGCAGCATTCAGGTTTGAGTCGGTCGCATTTGGTAGAAAACATCTCTAATATGCACGTTGTTGTTCCCGACTGGTATTCTCTGGCATCAAACGGCAGAGTGGTAACAAGCGTCCAGGCCGAAATTGATGAAATGCTAAAAAGCAACAGGATCAAAATTATGCCTACCATCCATAACATTCGCAATGGTAAGTGGGACCCGGACGCCGTTCATCAACTCCTCATTTCAGATGCTGCCAGGGAAGACCTGATTCGGCAACTGCGCGTTGACGCAAAGAACAATGGTTATTGGGGAATTAATGTTAATTTTATTGACTTGTATCCAACAGACCGGGAGGCTTTAACCGGATTTATTCAAGAGCTGGCTGCCGCATTTCACCACGAAGGCTTATATGTAACTCAAAATGTGCCTGTATTGCCGGGTGAAGATACTGCCTACGATCATGCCATTTTGGCTGAGTGGCTGGATTATATCGTATTGGTTATTCCGGAGGAACACAGTAGTCTTACGGAAGCTGGGCCCGTCGCTTCCTTTGCATGGACGAAATCGTGGATTGAAACAATTGCAACACCTTTAGAAAAAACTATAATCGGTTTGAACGCATGTGGATATGATTGGAACATAACCCGAAAGGGAGAAGCCATTCAGCTTGCTTTTTCCCAGGTAATTGACTTTGCCGAGCGCCATGGCTTACAGGTGCAGTGGGATCCCGTTTCCCGCAATCCTTATGTAGCTTACAAAGAAAATCAAAAGGAACGCGTGATTTGGTTTGCAGATAGCGCTGTTTTTTTTAATGAAATAAAAATGGCCTGGGATAGAGGGATGGCTGGTGCAGCCCTTTTGCAGATGGGATTGGAGGACCCGAATATCTGGAAGTTCACAAAAGATATCGTCCAGATTGCGGATCATGCTCCTTTATTGAATACGGACCAAAAAAATATTTCATATATCAGAAAAAACGTATGGCTTGACGAGCAGGGATTTGTTCGACATATCAACACCAATTTTACATCGAGGCAGTACAAATGGGATGAAATGCTAAAAACTTTAGAAAATAATTCAGCGGAAAATACAATGCTTTTTTTTGCCTTCTATGCGCCGGGCAGGGAAAACGACAAGCGGTCACTGAAACAGAATATTAATCATATTGATGTTTTGATTCCTGGCTGGTACAGTCTGGATGCAAGCGGGAATTTAGTTATTGGAAAAGAAGAAGCAACCGATGCGTGGGTGAAGAGCAACGGCAAAGGTATTATGCCGCTAATTCATAACTATGTGAATGGAGAATGGAGTAGCGATGCGGTTCATCGCTTGATTTCCAACACCAGGCAAAGAACCAGATTGATCGAGCAATTGTATCAGGATATTATAGCCAATGGCTATATCGGCATCAATTTCGACTTTGAAAACGTAAAAGAAGACGACAAGGAACACTGGTCTGCTTTTATCAAGGAAGTAAGCGCAAAATTCCATAAAAGCGGTCTTCTGGTAACCCAGGATGTAGCTGTTTTTGACAAGGCTTTCGATTACCCGGTACTGGCGGAATATGAAGATTACTTTTTCTATATGCTCTATGACGAGCATAATCTTGCCACTATGTCGTCGGCTGTAGCATCTTCCGAATGGATATACAGAATGCTGGCCACAATGGATTTGCCGCCGGAACAAACCATTGTCTGCATTGGCAATTACGGTTACGATTGGAGCCGTTCATCTGATCAGGCCGGCCAGGTATTGAGCTACGATGAAGCGATGAGTTTGGCAGCTTCTCATGGAATCCCAATAAAATGGGATGTGGTGTCGTGTAATCCTTTTTTTCAGTATGAAAAGGATGGGATCGGGCATGAGGTATGGTTTCTCGACAGCGCTACCTTTCATAATACAGCCCGGATGGCAGCGGCCAAAGGGACGGCCGGAGTCGCTTTATGGCGTGTTGGGTCGGAGGATCCGGCTGTATGGCAGGTTATTAGAGACCTGAAACAAGGAACACCGGGGCAAGGGGTGGAGACCATTCCGATACCAGAGCAACCTGTTATCGAACCGGGCAATATTGTAAAAGAAGCGATTGCCGGCAAATCTGGAAAAAGGGTGCTTAAAACAACGGGACTGGAATTTATTTATGATGTGGAGTATTTGCCGCCCGTACCTTTTCAATTGAAAATGATTCAAAAACAGGATAAAAAAATAGTATTGGCCTTTGAAGGCGGCCCTGATCCCAAAATGACTTCGGCCATTTTGGATATGCTGAAGGTCTATAAAATCAGGGCGGCGTTTTTCCTCACTGGAAAAAATACGCTGCAATACCCGGGTTTGGTTAAACGGATATATAAAGAAGGGCACGAGTTGGGCATTCTTTCTTCTGCCAATAGAAAATTCACTGATGGTCCGGATAAGTGGAAACTGGAAAGGGTGTTGACCCAATATTTAATCGAAACCATTACAGGGCGCAGGACTCATTTTTATCAACTGCCGGATACTGTAGGGGATCATATTAACAATGAGGCTGTATGGACTTCGCTGCAGGCGCTGCAGGCTGAAGGATATATAATGGTTGACAATACTTTCAAGCTTGCTCATGTTATGGATGAAATGAATAAAGCCATCGTCCTGCCTGCAGAGGAAGATCTTAGATACAGGAAGGTGCTGACTTTGCCGGGCGTTTATAAAGAGCACCACGACAATATCAGATCGTTTGCCGGTATCATAAATGAACTGCAGCGGCTGAATTATCAGTGTGTTAGCTTATCCAATATGCTCCAAGTCTCTCGCGGGGAAGTGATGCCTCCCCAAATAGCTCATATGCGATTAATTCAGACTTTCGGCGGCAGTCTGGTTTCTTTGTACGCTTTTGCCAGCAGTATTTTTCAAATAGTGGGACCGGTTGCCATCTTGCTAGGCATATTGCGCCTGTTTATCTTCCTGTTATTGGCTCTAAAACACAAAAAAAGTCAGAAACAACTGACGTTTGATGATGCATACCGTCCGAGAGTAAGCGTCCTGATAGCCGCCTATAATGAAGACGTGGTCATTGGCAATACGCTTGTCCATTTGCTGAATAGCAGCTATACTGATTTTGAAATCCTGGTTATAGATGACGGTTCAACTGATGACACTTACGAGTTCATCCGGAATACCTTTGGGGACGAGCCGCGAATAAAACTTTTCCAGCAGACTAACCAAGGAAAGATTGCAGCCCTTAATTATGCGCTGGAAAAGGCAAGTGGTGAGATTGTTATTACGGTTGACGCTGATACCCTGGTGACCAAAGATTCCATGAAATATTTAGTCCGTCATTTTCAGGATATCAAGGTGGCTGCAGTGGCCGGCAATATTAAAGTAACCAACCGTAATAGAATTGTGGCTCTTTTTCAACATATAGAATTCGTTTATTCCTTTAATCTGGAGCGGAGGGCTTATTCGGCAATTCACGCCAATATTGTCGTACCAGGATGCAATGGCGCCTGGCGGAAATCCTATCTCATGGAAGCCGGAAAATTCAGCACGGATACCATTGCCGAAGATACTGATGTGCCGATTGCTTTCTTGGAAAATGGGTACAAGGTGATCTATGAAGAAAAGGCACTGGCGTTTACCGAAGCCCCTGATACCGTCAAGGATTTGTATCGGCAAAGGGTGAGATGGTATTTTGGCATTTTACAGGTGTTGTGGAAAAATAAAAAATTGTTGGTCAAGGCCAGGAATAAATGGGTGCAATTCGTAACCCTCACCAATTCGTGGCTGTATGGCGTGCTATACCAGCTCATCGTTCCGGCGATTGATATCATGATTCTGTGGCAGTTACTCAGCGGAACCAGCTACCGTATCGTTTTTCTGTATTGTTTGCTCATACTTCTGGACTTAGGGACTACGGTTTTTGCTTTCCGTTTAGAGCGAGAAAGTTTGAAGCCTTTGATGTGGGTTATTCCTATGAAGATTTTTTACCGATACTTTATGTTTTTAATGATTGTTTTGTCGCTGATTAATGCCTTTAAGGGAAAGCCCTTGAATTGGAACAAATTAAAAAGACTGGGAGCGATCAATGTCCAAACCTCAATTTAA
- a CDS encoding (Fe-S)-binding protein, producing MTKEKISASDINAHDKELLNDLQDALANCMKCGNCMAVCPIYKETGRESSVARGKLALMEAVLKGALPISSAFDTVMAKCLNCKSCTSKCPCGVKADELILRGRQAAVKSRGLHPIKKNVFRLLRNRQLFDFALKMGGTFGPLTFKKIPGKMAAVSRFPMPGMDASRATAPISPSPLRSQYPEVIPVANPKMKVGFFTGCTINYMYTDVGEAVINVLKENNVEIVIPKTQHCCGTPVYVSGDIDLAKEMAKKTIETFENYQVDYIIGACGSCTEALKEYPHWLQDDKEWQARAEKIAKKTFEISEFLVDVLDFRKDTLGPVNATVTMHDPCHMVRGLKVTKQPRAVLKAIPGLKFVEMKDCDRCCGSGGSFSLANYELSRKINDKKVANIAGTKADIVATSCGTCRMHLQDGILQNHMNQDVVHTVQLLDKAYRAGKRT from the coding sequence ATGACTAAAGAAAAAATTTCAGCAAGCGATATCAACGCTCATGACAAAGAGCTGTTAAACGATTTGCAGGATGCTTTAGCCAACTGTATGAAGTGCGGCAACTGTATGGCAGTCTGCCCGATCTACAAGGAAACCGGCCGTGAATCTTCGGTGGCCCGGGGCAAGCTTGCGTTAATGGAAGCGGTGCTTAAAGGAGCGCTGCCGATTAGCTCGGCCTTCGACACGGTCATGGCCAAGTGTCTGAATTGCAAGTCCTGTACGTCTAAGTGTCCTTGCGGCGTAAAAGCTGACGAGCTCATTTTACGCGGTCGCCAGGCTGCCGTTAAATCCCGCGGCCTGCATCCCATTAAGAAAAATGTTTTTCGCTTACTGCGCAACCGACAGTTGTTTGACTTTGCCCTTAAAATGGGCGGCACCTTCGGTCCTCTTACCTTCAAAAAAATCCCCGGTAAAATGGCCGCCGTATCCCGTTTCCCAATGCCGGGAATGGATGCCAGCCGGGCCACTGCGCCCATATCGCCTTCGCCTCTGCGCAGTCAATACCCTGAAGTTATTCCAGTCGCTAACCCAAAAATGAAAGTTGGCTTCTTCACCGGTTGTACCATCAACTATATGTATACCGATGTCGGCGAAGCTGTGATCAATGTTCTGAAAGAAAACAATGTGGAAATAGTCATTCCGAAAACTCAGCATTGCTGCGGCACTCCGGTTTATGTATCAGGGGATATTGATTTAGCGAAAGAGATGGCGAAAAAAACCATTGAAACATTTGAAAACTACCAGGTTGATTATATCATCGGCGCCTGTGGCTCTTGTACGGAAGCACTGAAAGAGTATCCCCACTGGCTCCAGGATGATAAGGAATGGCAGGCCAGAGCCGAAAAAATTGCGAAAAAGACTTTTGAAATCAGTGAGTTCCTGGTAGACGTGCTTGATTTCCGCAAAGACACACTTGGCCCTGTAAACGCTACAGTAACCATGCATGACCCCTGCCATATGGTTCGCGGCTTAAAAGTAACCAAACAACCGCGGGCAGTATTAAAAGCAATCCCCGGTCTGAAGTTCGTTGAAATGAAAGATTGCGACCGTTGCTGCGGATCAGGCGGTTCATTCAGTCTGGCTAATTATGAGCTGTCCCGTAAGATCAATGATAAAAAAGTCGCCAATATCGCCGGTACCAAGGCTGATATTGTTGCAACCAGTTGCGGCACCTGCCGGATGCATCTCCAGGATGGCATTCTGCAAAATCATATGAATCAGGATGTTGTTCATACTGTACAGCTTTTAGACAAAGCTTACCGGGCCGGTAAACGCACTTAA
- a CDS encoding FAD-binding oxidoreductase, translating into MQNTHIEALKKIVGQANVLTSPEDLYTYSYDATPGHAHMPDAVVIPATTQEVSEIMKLANTNKIPVYTRGSGTNLSAGTVPTKGGIVLLMTRFNKISEIDLENLVASVEVGVVVADLNDEVAKHGLIYPPDPGTVATATLGGTISENAGGLRGLKYGVSKHYVMGLEVVLANGDIIKTGGKNVKDVSGYDMTKLFTGAEGTLGILTRAIVKLVPAPEAKKSMMAIFRDLDDAGKAVSGIIAAKIIPATLEILDNATIRTVEDYAKVGLPLDAEAVLLIEVDGIPEVVEKEAAKVMEVLKNNNAADVQIAKTDADRDNLWAARRAALPALAKLRPTTYVEDATVPRSKVPAFLKAVKDIAARNNVTIGTFGHAGDGNMHPTIVCDLRDKEEMERVHKAMDEMFKAAVELDGTLSGEHGIGLGKLPWMEYQHGPQGMNAMRAIKRALDPNLILNPGKLVGEC; encoded by the coding sequence ATGCAAAACACCCATATTGAGGCTTTAAAGAAAATTGTGGGCCAGGCCAATGTATTGACAAGCCCGGAGGATCTTTACACTTATTCTTATGACGCTACACCAGGCCATGCTCACATGCCGGATGCTGTTGTCATTCCCGCCACAACCCAGGAAGTTTCAGAAATTATGAAATTAGCCAATACCAACAAAATACCTGTTTATACCCGTGGTTCCGGTACCAACTTAAGTGCCGGAACTGTTCCAACTAAAGGCGGAATTGTCCTTTTAATGACCCGCTTTAATAAAATATCGGAAATTGATTTGGAAAACCTGGTAGCCAGTGTTGAGGTTGGCGTAGTTGTCGCCGATCTGAATGATGAAGTTGCCAAACATGGTCTGATTTATCCGCCGGATCCTGGTACAGTGGCCACTGCAACCCTTGGCGGTACGATTTCGGAGAATGCCGGCGGCTTGCGCGGCCTGAAGTACGGTGTTTCCAAACATTATGTTATGGGGCTGGAAGTAGTTCTGGCCAACGGCGATATTATTAAGACCGGCGGTAAAAATGTCAAAGACGTTTCCGGTTACGACATGACAAAATTGTTTACAGGAGCTGAAGGCACGCTTGGTATTCTTACCAGAGCCATCGTAAAACTGGTTCCGGCTCCTGAAGCCAAAAAAAGCATGATGGCTATTTTCAGAGATCTTGATGACGCCGGTAAAGCCGTTTCGGGGATCATTGCGGCTAAAATTATCCCGGCCACCCTGGAAATTCTGGATAATGCAACCATCCGCACCGTTGAAGATTATGCCAAAGTCGGCTTGCCGCTTGATGCTGAGGCCGTACTGCTCATTGAGGTTGACGGCATACCCGAAGTAGTTGAAAAAGAAGCTGCAAAAGTCATGGAAGTGCTGAAAAACAACAATGCCGCTGATGTGCAAATTGCCAAAACTGATGCCGACCGCGATAACTTATGGGCTGCCCGCCGGGCTGCATTGCCGGCTTTAGCCAAACTTCGCCCGACCACGTATGTTGAGGATGCAACCGTTCCGCGGAGCAAAGTTCCCGCTTTCCTTAAAGCAGTAAAAGATATTGCGGCCAGAAATAATGTCACAATCGGTACTTTCGGCCATGCCGGTGATGGCAACATGCATCCGACAATCGTATGTGACCTGCGCGACAAAGAAGAGATGGAACGCGTTCACAAAGCAATGGACGAAATGTTTAAAGCCGCAGTTGAACTTGACGGCACCTTGAGCGGTGAGCATGGCATCGGGTTAGGCAAACTGCCTTGGATGGAATATCAGCATGGTCCCCAGGGCATGAATGCCATGAGAGCCATTAAACGCGCACTTGACCCCAATCTTATTTTAAATCCTGGTAAATTAGTGGGAGAGTGTTAA